gcaacgtaggtgggttgagttaataaatgactatgattgtgaaattcgttatcatcccgggaaagcgaacgtggtggccgacgctctaagcagaaaggaacgagaaccaattcgagtacgagcgatgaacataaaaattcgcatgaatctcaactcacaaatcaaagaagttcaacgagaagcacttactaaagaaaatataggaaatgaaataatgaagaagtatgagaagcaactcgttatacgggaagatggaattcgatattttgcaaaccgtatttgggtaccgaagttgggtggattaaggaagttgatattgaatgaggcacataagacaagatactcgatacatcctggagttggaaagatgtaccaagatcttaagacacattattggtggcctaatttaaagacagacgttgcaacatatgttggggaatgtttaacttgttccaaagtcaaagctgaacaccagaagccgtcagggttacttcaacaaccagaaatcccagaatggaaatgggatggtattaccatggatttcatcacgaagttaccaaagactgcctggggatacgacaccatttgggtgattgttgatcgtctcaccaagtctgcacatttcttgcctataaaggaaacggatagaatggagaaactattacgattgtatataaaggaagttttttcaaggcatggaatacctatttccattatatccgatcgtgatagtagatttacatcaaagttctggcaatcactataggaggccctaggaactcgtttggatatgagtaccgcgtatcatccgcaaaccgacgggcagagtgaaagaacgattcagactcttgaagacatgctcagggcatgtgtgatcgattttggaaacggatgggataaatatctaccattagcagaattctcgtataataatagttatcatgcgagcattaaagctgcgccattcgaagcattgtacggaaggaagtgtagatctcctatttgttggaatgaagtaggagatcgacaattaactggtcctgagatcatacacgaaacgactgagaggatagtacaaatcaaggagagattgaaaacagcccgtagtcgccaaaagagctacgccgatgttcgaaggaaaccattagagtttcaaatcggtgacatggttatgttaaaggtgtcaccgtggaaaggtgtaatacgcttcggaaaaaggggtaaactgaacccaagatatgtaggcccgttcaagattatcgaacgcattggaccggtagcttatcgactcgagttaccacaacaactcgccggagtacataatacatttcacgtctcaaaccttaagaagtgtcttgcaaaggaagacctcaccattcctcttgaagaaatccatgtcgacgagaaactacaattcatcgaagaaccaatcgaaatcatggatcgtgaagttaaacggctcaagcagaacaacataccgatcgttaaggttcgttggaatgctcgaaggggtcccgagtttacttgggaacgagaggatcaaatgaaacaaaaatatccacacttgttttccaatgacgcaaaataggtacaattttaaaatttcgggacgaaatttatttaacgggtaggtactgtaatgacccgcactttttcgatcgttctatacttataagattaatatttatataaattaaaccttaccaacatgataagcaatccaaattgttgagatttatgtttccgaaaagagttttacacaacgtttgaccgtctagtttgaccgatgatatcacgaactatacaatatatgataattatacgtttgtgtatatatatgtatatatacatatttaacatgattaatgaatgttttaatacctcattttgtattaataacaataagttataagtatgttttgaaactactaacttaagttttcaaaacgataaccatacgtaacgttatttgacataaatacttataatctataatgtttatacatatatcgtataagtaatgtatttaatcacttttaaggacttaaatacataaaaccatataagtgtattcacaaaagatagctatatttgaatcctcattccatttttcacaaaatttctatacgtatatctagagtataagtactcgtatcatacatagctcctatacgtatttactattggtatatacacatcaaatcaccacctaactagcccttgttactgccctaaggtagaggtaattgcttttgtatgattatttgacaaatacacaagattacaagctaaaaATTTTGTCCTTGCCCCCCCCCCCCTCCATATCACGTTTTTAAGGAGACtcatggatcatcattttgattcattttaactttcaatttctagctaaaaacacacactctttcaagaaccttaaactccataacaatccagcaagttaccaagaagatctagccataaaaaccttacttaatcaccataagaaaactcttacaacaacacttcaagaaatctttccaagaacacaaacttacttccaatctttcatccaattccatcacccttttggttctagctttttactcctcttttacagcaaccttgtccaaggaacttgaggtagtaactatgttcataaccttattcgattcatatatatatagctatcttattttgaggtataaaattttaacaacaagaacatagtttgaatgttttcaaacttgtttgcaaactaaatagatccttctaacttaacttttaaaatacttcaagacctgtaatatatcttaaatatatgctaatttaacaaggtttaacttggtttttcaaagaacaccttaaaaactgtttttacgacgccggagtgtaaccgggggctgttttgggttggataattaaaaaccatcttaaactttgaattggaggtttattttctggaaaaataatttttactatgaatatgttaacgcataaaaattttatgatttaactcaaagtataagtatttttagaaaaataatcatttaaggttgtttacatgatggaaaatgattaacttcataagtttcaccaaagtttgacctatgacctgtgatttcgaatacaaactaaggtatttacagttcatattcttaaagagggactcgatccaaggaagtggcaagttgaaccaacgaaaacggagttgtaacgaagaaactatgaccaaaacgaaatcgaatatccaagactaatttagctacgtgattaattggaaaaaaattaaataaatcacatctttctaaaataacatgatattttatatatatgtactcataatttaattttatatggttcaggatcacccgtaaacaatacgagaagattaatcataagatcccatgattgtacgcaacacgtcatttgacaacaccggtactttatgtacgcaacacgtcatttgataacaccggtaccgtgggtcaagattaatctcgaccaatacatatacgatggggtttttatttatttcattgggggtttattaatcatctaaaaatgaaccatttaaaattgaattactaacatcgaactgctaactacggactaaggaattattaaaagtattataagtatatatatgtgacgattgtttaaaaagaaaaggtattgatatattatatatggttaggtttgtgatatcaatcggagaccaagtcaaaattacatatcttcaagacgaaagtgagtatatagtcccacttttaaactctaaatatttcggaatgagaatacatgtattttatgttttacgatatggacacaagtaactgaaaaatatattatacgttgagttgtaccactggcatacttccctgtagcttggtaactgttatttacagcggtattgtaaacgcgaatcctgttgatagatctatcgggcctgacaaccccaaccggactggacgaccagtattcaacggttgcacagtacttcgtttcgtgactacacttggtacggtgtagtaagatttcataataaagggaatatgcgacgtgattaaatgttaagtatggttaccaagtgctcaaccacttagaatatttttattaaaacgtttatatatgaaatcttgtggtctatatatatatattgctggcggcattaaacctatatctcaccaactttatgttgacgttttaaacatgtctattctcaggtgataattagaagcttccgctgcaacatgttgaatttaaacaagatcttgagtatgcatatttgtgtcaaaaataaaactgcatatcggaggatttgtaatgtaaaatatgctagaaatcgtattgttatcatcacatgtaaagtttgtaagtctaagattatcgctaaacgataatcatctttttattgtctaaagcttgtattaaaataagagttatggtttgtcatgtaaaataaatgcagttgttcttttaaaaatgtcacatatagaggtcaatacctcgcaatgaaatcatacgttatctaactcgttcttatggttaaggacgggttatgacaactacACCAAaaaatcataatgataatgataattcatATTATAAGTCAAGTCTGAGATCGATATATTCAAAAATTAATTCTAATATCAAAGCTAAGTTCTTTTCTAGTCGGAATAGTATGACTTGATACCAGAAAAAGATTATatatcaaaaatataatataactttTTACTAAATTATTACATACTCTTTAGAATTTGTTTAAGATGGCATAATAACCATAACTTATTATATCAATAAAGTAAAATACTACTCCATAATCAAGATAGataaaaaaaagaaatataaacataaataattTTTACTGAGTTAAATATATGAAGTTTTGAAAGTCACTAGATGTTCCCATCATTTCATAATTATCAATTCATTATTACTTAAAATATTCATATAGTTTCAAAAGGTACATGTAAATGCATTACCTATTTGtactactccctccgtctcatttcaatagtctacagacaaaaaatacgcagttttagaaaatcccactaactttatttctccaccaatgaaatatcttctctctccagattcaccaataaaatatattcttttctttctatttatggaagttgaCTATCAGAATGAgacagcccaaaatggaatactgccctattggaatgagaGGGAGGTAGTATAAAATAATGTACACAATTTTCTCTATCCAGGTCACTCCaccttttcctttttcctttttcctTATTCTCATTCATCTCTTACCCATTCTCTGCAACttcgtttttttttaagaaaaaaaaattcgaacgcCATATTGATGCTCTTTCTAACTTGATGTCCAGTGCGGTCGCACATGCGGCCTAACCCAGGTCCGGCTCTGCTCTTAAGAAATCGTTTTTAAACACTAGCAAAGGACTCTAAtgtttttgttttatttatttattatatatatatatatatatatatatatatatatatatatatatatatatatatatatatatatattaccgagTATTTTGAAAGGCAAGCCATTGAATTTGAATCTCATTTAGAATTTCAAGAACTCTCTAAATCGATATCGATATATTACAGTATTAAagtttaatattaatgattatggCGTATCATCAGAAAATATATAAACAGCTAATTATATGGAAATGTGGGTGTGTCAAACTTGTAGCCAAATTTAAGCAAACGATAATTTCAATCGATCCTATTAATTTAGGGAGAGATTTGTAGGTAGGCATAAATCAAGTAATAAAGAAAATAAATATGATTTCACATTCCATATTATAATACAACACTAAATAATACAGTTTAGGTGTCTCTAAATTTAAACAGTTTtttaaaaagatgatgatgatacgaaTGAAGGTGCCCGATAAATTTGTATTAGAAAAATCGGTATGCAACCATGGATTTTTCATGATGGCTCCCAACAGTTGGAATCCGCAGACGAAAACACTCGTTCGACCACTTCGACTTCAAGACCAGACCTCTGTTACTGTCTCCATCTCACAACATTCTCGCATGATGATCTCTGTAAAACTAGatgatgatcaccatcattttaaaATTACAAAGGCCATTAAAAAAGCAATAAAGGTATAATATACGCACTCAATCAAAATTGATACATTTTGTTTTGTTTCAAACTAATTAATTGAATGATATATATTGTGTATGTAATGAATTGAATTGAAGTATCAAGTAAAGAGGATGTTAAGGTTGTCCGAAGAAGAAGATGAACGCATTAACGAGTTTCATAAGCTACATTCTGATGCTGCGGAAAATGGTTTTGGACGTCTTTTCAGAAATCCCTCTGTTTTTGAAGACATTTTGAAAACTTGGCTGTTATGTTGTTGTAGGTATATTTGTTAGTTCTTCTTAGTATCACTAAAAaaatatttctcattttaattATATTTTACGCTTTAAACCGTGAATGATTTGACATGTTCTTGACTATCAAAAAGTTAATAACATTTAAAAaattttaacactatattttttcacGTATTAAAGTTAGCGTGAAAAACTCattgaaaaagtgttaaaaactacTCCAGATTTGTTGTAGTGCAGTTTTGTACACAgttaatttttattatatacacAACGATTATGTTTTATAGTATTGTATTATAACAACACTATAAATCATGATTGATTGTGTACATAATATTAATGATTGTGTACATATGTCtccaattaaaattaattaatgatCGAATCGATCAATTTGTTTGTATATATAGATTTAAAGAGAGTTTAGAGAAGGCGGAACTACTTTGTAAGGTAACTCGTATAAAAAAGAGAGGTAGAAGAAAACAAGGGTACAAAGAGCCAATAGCAAATTTTCCAACAGCGCAAGAGCTGTCAAAGTTGGACATAAAGACACTAGCAACAGAATGCAAATTGGGGATTCGAGCTGAAAAAATCTTGAAATTCTCAAAGGATGTAGCGAGCGGAGAAATCAATCTGCTAGATTTCGAAAATGTTCGAGATGGAGATGAATTGTACCGTAAGCTGATGACCATAGACGGGATTGGAGATTTTATTGCTTGTAACGTGTTAATGTGTATGGGTTTTTATAACAGAGTTCCAGTTGACTCCGAAACCGTTAGACACATCAAACAGGTTCGTTATATTATTAGTTAACTAAGTTTCATCAGTAGAATTTAAATGATACAGTATATGCTTGCttagtaattaattaatttaattaattggtTAATGAAATTGGATGATGATGTCAGTTACACGGAAGAGAAGATTGTGATAGAAAGAATGTGGCTAAAATGTGTGAGgagatatacaataaatataatcccTTTCACACTCTTGCCTACTGGTATGTAGTAACTTGTATACTTACTCATCTTTTAACTATTTATTATTTGTGTGAATGATCGAAGTTTATTCTAACACGATGACTCGATGAGACAAGGCTAAAGTTTGGGTTTTTTAACCAATGCACCTATTAATTACATATAATCAATCTGCCCATCCTATTAATCAATCTACCTGAAAGATGGAGCTCCAGATTGACCCAGGAGTTTTCTCCCAAATCCATTCAAGATTCAAACCCGGTCGGCCTGCCCTTCAGGATGTTTAAGGATCCGGTTCCTGCAATGTGATTCGCGTTTCCTCCCGAAAACGCATGCGTGCGTGGCATATGAGAGTATTCGATCCCGATTtacttgtcttttaaaaaaaaaaaattacttatattTTTGTGATATTAGTCTCCCTAAAGTCCATAAATAATTTATTGGCCCATTTTATAATTTAGTTGTGTATTCCAAAAACCGTTAGAGATATTTGTGTTACAAAGGATTTATTATATTTTTAGTGAATCATAAATTGTTAACTAAAATTTTCTGATTTGATAATATATGTTTGATGTTAAGGTTCGAACTAGTGGAATACTATGAGAGCAAAGTTGGGAAGCTTAGTATGTTGGAGAAATGTAATTACCAAAGAGTTGCGGGAAGCTTTATAGATAAATCCAACTCCACCCCGTCCTCTAGCCCGACTTGACGTAAAGCATTGTTTACTTTGACATTAAATTTGATTTgtccatcttttttttttttttttttttttttttttttttttctgaacgGCAATTTGTGTCCATCTTTTGAAACACGATTCTAGACTGGTTTAAATTTGGAATTTTGATGAAAAATACAAGATACAAGATCATATTGAAAATGCTTCTAATAACTCTAAAAAGGCATTAATTTTGCCTTTGATTTGAtgataaaataaaagtaaagtaatcaATGATGTTATACGTACATCAAATAAAAGGATGAGATAATCATAAAATGATTCACGGGGCCCAAGCTTATAAAGCTACAAGAAATTTTTGATAAAATATAATCTAAAAGCATCGTTGAAACTTGGATCTATTAATGCAAACTTATTTTTTGATTTACATTAAAAATAAGTATCCTCTATCaccaaataataattaaaatatctaAAACACGTTGTTCAGAATCGGTTATTATTCGTGTTACATGTATAACAAGAACTCTTCACATAAAAAAATTATTAGTGACTTAACAAATAATCATAACAGGATTATTCGTGTAATTTTTTCTAAGATAATAGAACATAACACAAAACTTTTCGATTTTTACAAATTAATCACAAAACATTTTACACTTTTTACAAATCAACCACAAAACTTTTCACTTACTACAAATCAACTACATTACTAAAATTAACACAAAACTTTCTACTTTTTACAAATCAACCACACAAATTTTAACAATATTTACAAATAAACCACAAAACTTTTCACTTATTACAAATCGACCAAACAACTTTTTACTTATTATAAATCATCcatgattattattgtttaacttttttatTTACTACAAAACAAAACCATAACTATTCATTTAGTACAAattaaatactaattattattgttattgttattagctaGTCCGAACCGGCCCGCGCGATGTGGCGGTGGCTTTCGGctggcgtattcatatttaacgcagttttatttacatAAGGGAAAACGGGCCATCTGTTATGCGTCGTTGTTGGTGTCGTcgtatttagtgttttttaaaatatgtccggttcgaacgtagttagtttcgttttgttgataaaattatttcgagcctaatgGTGCTGGCGTAAAAATTTTACTCGCGGTGAGCAGGaatatacgggttgtcgttgtgtttagcgtttttttttaaaaagtgtctgtttcgaacgtagttagtatcgttttgttcataaaattatttcgagtctgacgctgccgtcgaaaaaaatttaactcgtgtcgAGCGGGAAGATACGTGTTGTCGTTGTgtttcgttgtgtttagcgtttttttgagaagtgtctgtttcacgtatagttagtcccgttgggttcgtaagattttttcgagttgaatggtggtctctgaaaaatttaactcgcacccagcgagaagatatgacccgtaatAAATTCGAGTGGAATTagtttcttatattttaattaaattatatatttacactttttaccccttaa
This genomic stretch from Rutidosis leptorrhynchoides isolate AG116_Rl617_1_P2 chromosome 11, CSIRO_AGI_Rlap_v1, whole genome shotgun sequence harbors:
- the LOC139875518 gene encoding uncharacterized protein; protein product: MMMIRMKVPDKFVLEKSVCNHGFFMMAPNSWNPQTKTLVRPLRLQDQTSVTVSISQHSRMMISVKLDDDHHHFKITKAIKKAIKYQVKRMLRLSEEEDERINEFHKLHSDAAENGFGRLFRNPSVFEDILKTWLLCCCRFKESLEKAELLCKVTRIKKRGRRKQGYKEPIANFPTAQELSKLDIKTLATECKLGIRAEKILKFSKDVASGEINLLDFENVRDGDELYRKLMTIDGIGDFIACNVLMCMGFYNRVPVDSETVRHIKQLHGREDCDRKNVAKMCEEIYNKYNPFHTLAYWFELVEYYESKVGKLSMLEKCNYQRVAGSFIDKSNSTPSSSPT